The Mesorhizobium loti genome includes a region encoding these proteins:
- a CDS encoding sugar-binding transcriptional regulator: MAIRPAEQLIHKAAWLYYAHGLRQDQVASQLNISRASVAMYLRKARETGIVNISTSTQLFTDDVLARKLEDTLGLDAVWIAPENDHIADPSTEIAVLAASVFLELVKKGDRIGVAWGRTVYMIADIMSYADLQDVTVVQLCGNLGAPYSYRPDQCTMEIARRLNAKGLNFYAPLVLSTEELARALRAEPVIREQLSGVGECDLALYSVGAVDADSHLVKCGALTPDEMADLRQQGAAGVIAGQIIDAEGKVLDCSYNRRVISAELSSLRAIARRLMVVQEDSKFEPLLAAIAGGLCTHLVVGARMAQRLLDHAAATTEKAS; encoded by the coding sequence ATGGCGATCCGACCGGCAGAACAGCTCATCCACAAGGCCGCCTGGCTTTATTATGCCCATGGCCTGCGGCAGGACCAGGTGGCGAGCCAGCTTAACATTTCCCGTGCCTCGGTCGCCATGTATCTGCGCAAGGCGCGCGAGACCGGCATCGTCAACATTTCGACCTCGACCCAGCTTTTCACCGACGACGTGCTGGCGCGCAAGCTCGAGGATACGTTGGGCCTCGATGCCGTCTGGATCGCGCCCGAAAATGACCATATCGCCGACCCGTCGACGGAAATCGCCGTGCTGGCGGCAAGCGTCTTTCTCGAACTGGTCAAGAAGGGCGACCGCATCGGCGTCGCCTGGGGCCGCACCGTCTACATGATCGCCGACATCATGTCCTATGCCGACCTGCAGGATGTCACGGTGGTGCAGCTCTGCGGCAATCTCGGCGCTCCCTATTCCTACCGGCCAGACCAATGCACGATGGAGATCGCGCGGCGGCTCAACGCCAAGGGGCTGAACTTCTACGCGCCACTGGTGCTGTCGACGGAAGAGCTGGCGCGGGCGCTGCGCGCCGAGCCGGTGATCCGCGAACAGCTGTCAGGGGTCGGTGAATGCGATCTGGCGCTGTACTCGGTCGGCGCGGTCGACGCCGACAGCCATCTGGTCAAATGCGGCGCGCTCACTCCTGACGAAATGGCTGACCTGCGCCAACAAGGCGCTGCCGGCGTGATTGCCGGGCAGATCATCGACGCCGAGGGCAAGGTGCTCGACTGCAGTTATAACCGTCGGGTGATCTCCGCCGAACTGTCCTCGCTGCGCGCCATCGCCAGGCGGCTGATGGTGGTGCAGGAGGACAGCAAGTTCGAACCGCTGCTCGCGGCGATCGCCGGCGGCCTTTGCACGCATCTGGTGGTCGGCGCGCGCATGGCGCAGCGGCTTCTGGATCATGCGGCTGCCACGACAGAAAAGGCCTCCTAG
- a CDS encoding bifunctional aldolase/short-chain dehydrogenase, translating into MKNLWNDDAAEKLVADYAKKGVGRDLALRVYTTRLLGGEPRLVLHGGGNTSCKTTATDLVGDEWDVLCVKGSGWDMGVIEPQGLPAVKLKPLLKARALNRLADEDMVALQRVNLIDPSSPNPSVETLLHAFLPHKFVDHTHSTAILAIVDQEDSKPLVKTVFGSKMGYVPYIMPGFDLAKAAADIFDAAPDVEGLILDKHGIFTFGDDAKQAYDRMIHYVNVAEDYIANHGKPQAAKAALPAKLATPASIAPSLRGAVAVARGEGRFDRMISDFRTSPAIVDFINSSGIADYAGRGVSTPDLSIRIKTGPMALPAPDADKTGDYKSVIKSHVDAFAKDYRAYFETNDALDEVKRTMLDQMPRLTLVPGLGMFGHGRTLKDAKIASDVGEMWIEAVRGAEAVGRFHPLAKSDLFPLEYWSLEQAKLASNKPKPLTGQVVLITGGAGAIGAATAKLFADNGAHAVVVDLDAEKAAEAAKKAGNNSIGVAADITDPAQVRAAFDRAVAVFGGVDILVSNAGAAWEGRIGELDDALLRKSFELNFFAHQSVAQNAVRIMLEQGTGGVLLFNTSKQAVNPGPKFGAYGVPKAATLFLSRQYALDYGAHGIRSNAVNADRIRSGLLTDAMIASRSGARGVSEKDYMSGNLLGQEVTAQDVAQAFLHHALADRTTADVTTVDGGNIAAALR; encoded by the coding sequence ATGAAGAATTTGTGGAATGACGATGCAGCCGAAAAGCTCGTTGCCGACTATGCGAAAAAGGGTGTCGGCCGCGACCTGGCGCTGCGCGTCTACACGACCCGGCTGCTCGGCGGCGAACCACGGCTGGTCCTGCATGGCGGTGGCAACACCTCCTGCAAGACGACGGCGACCGATCTGGTCGGCGACGAGTGGGACGTGCTGTGCGTCAAGGGCAGCGGCTGGGACATGGGCGTCATCGAGCCGCAGGGCCTGCCGGCGGTCAAGCTCAAGCCGTTGCTCAAGGCGCGCGCGCTGAACAGGCTGGCCGACGAGGACATGGTCGCGCTGCAGCGCGTCAACCTCATCGATCCGTCGTCGCCCAACCCCTCGGTCGAAACGCTGCTGCACGCCTTCCTGCCGCATAAATTCGTCGACCACACGCACTCGACCGCCATCCTGGCAATCGTCGACCAGGAAGACTCGAAGCCGTTGGTGAAGACGGTGTTCGGCAGCAAGATGGGTTATGTGCCCTACATCATGCCCGGCTTCGACCTCGCCAAGGCGGCCGCCGATATTTTTGATGCCGCCCCTGATGTCGAAGGATTGATCCTCGACAAGCATGGCATCTTCACCTTCGGCGACGATGCCAAACAAGCCTACGACCGGATGATCCACTATGTGAATGTCGCAGAGGACTACATTGCCAATCACGGCAAGCCTCAGGCTGCAAAGGCGGCCTTGCCGGCAAAGCTCGCGACACCCGCGTCCATTGCGCCGTCGTTGCGCGGCGCGGTGGCGGTGGCGCGCGGCGAAGGCCGCTTCGACCGCATGATCAGCGATTTCCGCACTTCGCCGGCAATCGTCGATTTCATCAATTCATCCGGGATTGCCGACTATGCCGGACGCGGCGTGTCGACACCCGATCTGTCGATCCGCATCAAGACCGGGCCGATGGCGCTGCCGGCGCCCGATGCGGACAAGACCGGTGACTACAAATCCGTGATCAAGAGCCATGTCGACGCCTTCGCCAAGGATTACCGCGCCTATTTCGAGACCAATGATGCGCTGGACGAGGTCAAGCGCACCATGCTCGACCAGATGCCGCGGCTGACGCTGGTGCCGGGCCTCGGCATGTTCGGCCATGGTCGCACGCTGAAGGACGCGAAGATCGCGTCCGATGTCGGCGAAATGTGGATCGAGGCGGTGCGCGGCGCCGAGGCGGTCGGCCGTTTCCATCCGCTCGCAAAGTCCGATCTTTTCCCGCTGGAATACTGGTCGCTGGAACAAGCCAAGCTCGCCTCCAACAAGCCGAAGCCGCTGACCGGCCAGGTGGTGCTGATCACCGGCGGCGCCGGCGCGATTGGCGCGGCGACGGCAAAACTGTTCGCCGACAATGGCGCCCATGCCGTCGTCGTCGATCTCGACGCTGAAAAGGCCGCTGAAGCCGCCAAAAAGGCCGGCAACAATTCGATCGGTGTCGCCGCAGACATCACCGACCCGGCACAGGTGCGTGCCGCCTTCGACAGGGCGGTCGCCGTGTTCGGCGGCGTCGACATTCTGGTCTCCAATGCTGGGGCTGCCTGGGAAGGCCGGATCGGCGAGCTCGACGATGCACTTTTGCGCAAGAGTTTCGAACTCAACTTCTTCGCCCATCAGTCGGTGGCGCAGAACGCAGTGCGCATCATGCTCGAACAGGGCACCGGCGGCGTGCTTTTGTTCAACACCTCCAAGCAGGCGGTCAACCCCGGCCCGAAATTCGGCGCCTATGGCGTGCCGAAGGCGGCGACGCTGTTCCTGTCCCGGCAATACGCGCTCGACTATGGCGCGCACGGCATTCGCTCGAACGCGGTCAATGCCGACCGCATCCGCTCAGGGCTTCTGACCGACGCCATGATCGCCAGCCGTTCGGGCGCACGCGGCGTGTCGGAAAAGGACTACATGTCCGGCAATCTGCTAGGCCAGGAAGTGACGGCGCAGGATGTGGCGCAGGCCTTCCTGCACCACGCGCTGGCCGACCGGACCACCGCCGATGTGACGACGGTCGATGGCGGCAATATCGCGGCAGCGCTGCGGTAG
- a CDS encoding type II toxin-antitoxin system RelB/DinJ family antitoxin, whose translation MATDSVVRARIDTATKDQATEALAAMGLSVSDAIRLLLVRVAADKEFPFPVKVPNAITRKAMAELEKGEGKRFASADELFKNLGL comes from the coding sequence ATGGCAACGGATAGCGTGGTTCGCGCTCGGATCGATACGGCGACAAAGGATCAGGCAACGGAAGCCCTGGCGGCGATGGGATTGTCCGTTTCCGACGCCATCCGCCTGCTACTGGTGCGCGTGGCTGCCGACAAGGAATTTCCCTTCCCGGTGAAAGTGCCTAACGCAATCACGCGAAAGGCCATGGCCGAGTTGGAAAAAGGTGAAGGCAAGCGCTTCGCCTCGGCTGATGAATTGTTCAAGAATCTGGGGCTCTAA
- a CDS encoding type II toxin-antitoxin system YafQ family toxin: MPAPIHSGQFRRDVKRMEKRGKNLGKLRDLLGLLIAGHELPVTYKDHPLKGDWKGFRDAHIEPDWLLIYRVVGDELQLARTGSHSDLFQE; the protein is encoded by the coding sequence ATGCCGGCGCCCATTCACTCCGGGCAATTTCGCCGGGATGTGAAGCGTATGGAAAAGCGTGGCAAGAACCTTGGGAAATTGCGCGATCTGCTAGGCCTGCTCATCGCCGGGCATGAACTGCCGGTGACGTATAAAGATCATCCTCTGAAAGGTGACTGGAAGGGCTTTCGAGACGCGCATATCGAACCGGACTGGCTCCTGATCTACCGCGTCGTCGGTGATGAGCTACAGCTCGCCCGCACCGGCTCCCATTCCGACCTGTTTCAGGAGTAG
- a CDS encoding sugar ABC transporter substrate-binding protein has product MSITRRLLGKVALGLAGATVLMQFPALAADKPAPFDKPGVKIALVRYLSTGDFFQAYLSGVEAQSKALGIDLRVLDSRQDAALQSDMVDQAIALGVQGIIIQHGLTESMKDAAQRAVDAGIKVVAFDVNVENPKIPQVEQSDRDLARLALEQAVKDNGESWNAGYVYVAGIAPLDRRNETWVDVKKKYAGIKEVAMFGTLDNPIANSVANQARSVLSAHPDIKVMFAPYDEFAKGVKIAVDEAGLNKGIKIYSADISTSDIAAMREPDSAWAATAATNPAVVGQVSVRALAQLLAGEDPGHNVVVPPTLITQKDLIDKDIKNMEDLSAKLPQFAHADVAMPAWMPNPNAK; this is encoded by the coding sequence GTGAGCATTACAAGAAGACTTCTGGGGAAGGTGGCGCTCGGATTGGCCGGCGCAACCGTGCTGATGCAGTTCCCGGCGCTGGCCGCGGACAAGCCGGCGCCTTTCGACAAACCCGGCGTCAAGATCGCGCTGGTGCGTTATCTCTCGACCGGCGACTTCTTCCAGGCCTATCTCTCGGGCGTCGAGGCGCAGTCGAAGGCGCTCGGCATCGACCTGCGCGTCCTCGACAGCCGCCAGGATGCCGCCCTTCAGTCCGACATGGTCGATCAGGCCATCGCGCTCGGCGTGCAGGGCATCATCATCCAGCACGGCCTGACGGAATCGATGAAGGACGCCGCCCAGCGCGCGGTCGACGCCGGCATCAAGGTGGTGGCCTTCGACGTCAATGTCGAAAACCCTAAGATCCCGCAGGTTGAACAGTCCGACCGCGACCTGGCGCGCCTCGCGCTCGAGCAGGCGGTCAAGGACAATGGCGAGAGCTGGAATGCCGGCTATGTCTATGTCGCCGGCATCGCGCCGCTCGACCGCCGCAACGAGACCTGGGTCGACGTGAAGAAGAAGTATGCCGGCATCAAGGAAGTCGCGATGTTCGGCACGCTCGACAATCCGATCGCCAACTCCGTCGCCAACCAGGCGCGCTCGGTGCTCTCCGCTCATCCCGACATCAAGGTGATGTTCGCCCCCTATGACGAATTCGCCAAGGGCGTGAAGATCGCCGTCGACGAGGCGGGCCTGAACAAGGGCATCAAGATCTATTCGGCCGACATCTCGACTTCGGATATTGCCGCGATGCGCGAGCCCGACAGCGCCTGGGCTGCCACCGCCGCGACCAACCCGGCCGTCGTCGGCCAGGTCTCGGTGCGCGCGCTGGCGCAGCTGTTGGCCGGCGAAGACCCCGGCCACAACGTCGTCGTGCCGCCGACGCTGATCACCCAGAAGGACCTCATCGACAAGGACATCAAGAATATGGAAGACCTGTCGGCCAAGCTGCCGCAGTTCGCCCATGCCGACGTCGCGATGCCGGCCTGGATGCCGAACCCGAACGCGAAGTAA
- a CDS encoding ABC transporter permease, giving the protein MTLRDHAIRYGFIVLLFGLVAYFSIAADGFVSPQSAVFIFQSVAITGVLALGVTATLVVGGFDLSIGSVATSAMMAAAYVMVVLEQNALVAVVVCLLIGAIVGLINGWLIVYMRVPDLLATLGMMFLLVGLQRIPTEGRSIATGMTMPDGSVANGKFSDAFLALGRHRFDFFIPNLIPVSVVVLLVLAVLIWFFLEYTRFGRMMYAVGSNERAAELAGAPVKAYKIWAYVISGVFASIGGILLAARLGRGDIASGNNLLLDAVAAALIGYAVLGAAKPNAFGTAVGALFVGILLQGLTMMNAPYYTQDFVKGVVLVVALVFTFALSGRGRR; this is encoded by the coding sequence ATGACGCTGCGCGATCACGCCATCCGCTACGGGTTCATCGTGCTCTTGTTCGGGCTCGTCGCCTATTTCTCGATCGCCGCCGACGGTTTCGTTTCGCCGCAAAGTGCCGTTTTCATCTTCCAGTCGGTCGCCATCACCGGCGTGCTGGCGCTCGGCGTCACCGCCACGCTCGTCGTCGGCGGCTTTGACCTGTCGATCGGCTCGGTCGCCACCTCAGCCATGATGGCGGCGGCCTATGTGATGGTGGTGCTGGAGCAGAACGCTCTCGTCGCGGTGGTCGTTTGCCTGCTGATCGGCGCCATTGTCGGCCTGATCAACGGCTGGCTGATCGTCTACATGCGCGTGCCCGATCTGCTGGCGACGCTCGGCATGATGTTCCTGCTCGTCGGCTTGCAACGTATTCCGACCGAAGGGCGCTCGATCGCCACCGGCATGACCATGCCCGACGGTTCGGTCGCCAACGGCAAATTCTCTGACGCCTTCCTGGCGCTCGGGCGCCACCGCTTCGATTTCTTCATCCCGAACCTCATTCCGGTGTCGGTCGTGGTGCTGCTCGTGCTCGCCGTGCTGATCTGGTTCTTCCTCGAATACACCCGCTTCGGCCGCATGATGTATGCGGTCGGCAGCAATGAGCGCGCCGCCGAACTCGCCGGTGCGCCTGTCAAGGCATACAAGATCTGGGCCTACGTTATTTCAGGAGTTTTTGCCTCGATCGGCGGCATTTTGCTCGCTGCCCGGCTTGGACGCGGCGACATCGCCTCGGGTAATAATCTGCTGCTCGATGCGGTTGCCGCGGCGCTGATCGGCTACGCGGTGCTTGGCGCCGCCAAGCCGAACGCCTTTGGCACCGCGGTCGGCGCGCTGTTCGTCGGCATCTTGCTGCAAGGCCTGACGATGATGAACGCGCCTTACTACACGCAGGATTTCGTCAAGGGCGTGGTTCTGGTCGTCGCCCTTGTCTTCACCTTCGCCCTTTCGGGCAGAGGCAGGAGGTAA
- a CDS encoding sugar ABC transporter ATP-binding protein, giving the protein MVGNAVFRVEGLRKSFGHNEVLGGVSLELHAGELTVLMGANGAGKSTLVKIISGVYERGGGTMALADQDFAPKTPAEAIRAGVVTVHQNINDGVVADLDVATNLTLDRLSGKGAPTLFNPVRVRREAEAVADRMGLAIDLKARVSDLSLADRQMVAIARALAHQPKVLILDEPTSSLSSAEADRLFALIDRLREQSVAILYISHRMSDIRRLADRIISMRDGIISGIFDKKPLDYEGAVNAMLGRKIHLDQIVVRNSAKAVLTIEGLRIAPGARPISLTLGDGEVVAITGLVGVGKTALAETLFGVRQPLSGTMTMNGKPYAPGTAGEAIAAGVFLVAKDRGENGIVGGFNIQENISLPFHKRMSRFGILRRRLERTTARRQIEELGIVCRSEKDEMSELSGGNQQKVMVARWMAQDARLFILDEPFQGVDISARRDIAAKLRASANGRATLLFVTELDEALETADRILVMSEQTIVGEHRNADVDLDRLLAEVAGGPLHSAA; this is encoded by the coding sequence ATGGTCGGCAATGCCGTGTTCCGCGTAGAGGGACTGAGGAAATCCTTTGGCCACAACGAGGTGCTTGGCGGCGTCTCGCTCGAATTGCATGCCGGTGAACTGACCGTGCTGATGGGCGCCAACGGCGCCGGCAAATCCACCCTCGTCAAGATCATCTCTGGCGTCTATGAGCGCGGCGGCGGCACCATGGCGCTCGCCGACCAGGATTTCGCGCCAAAGACCCCGGCCGAGGCGATCCGCGCCGGCGTCGTCACCGTGCATCAGAACATCAATGATGGTGTCGTCGCCGATCTCGACGTCGCCACCAATCTGACCCTCGACAGGTTGAGCGGCAAAGGCGCGCCGACCCTGTTCAATCCGGTCCGCGTGCGCCGGGAGGCCGAAGCGGTCGCCGACCGCATGGGGCTGGCCATCGATTTGAAGGCGCGGGTGAGCGATCTTTCGCTGGCCGATCGCCAGATGGTGGCGATTGCCCGCGCGCTGGCGCACCAGCCGAAAGTGTTGATCCTCGATGAGCCGACCTCGTCGCTTTCGAGCGCCGAGGCTGATCGGCTGTTTGCGCTGATCGACAGGCTCCGCGAGCAGAGCGTGGCGATCCTGTACATCTCGCACCGCATGTCGGACATCAGGCGGTTGGCCGATCGCATCATCTCTATGCGTGACGGGATCATCTCGGGCATTTTCGACAAGAAACCGCTCGACTATGAGGGCGCGGTCAACGCCATGCTCGGCCGCAAGATCCATCTCGACCAGATCGTCGTCAGGAATTCGGCCAAGGCGGTCCTGACGATCGAAGGTCTACGCATTGCGCCAGGCGCCCGGCCGATTTCGCTGACGCTTGGCGACGGCGAGGTCGTTGCCATCACCGGCCTCGTCGGTGTCGGCAAGACGGCGCTTGCCGAGACGCTGTTTGGCGTGCGCCAGCCATTGTCCGGCACCATGACGATGAACGGCAAACCCTATGCACCTGGAACAGCCGGCGAGGCGATCGCTGCCGGCGTGTTCCTCGTCGCCAAGGACCGCGGCGAGAACGGCATCGTTGGCGGCTTCAACATCCAGGAAAATATCAGCCTGCCGTTTCACAAGCGTATGTCGCGCTTCGGCATCCTGAGGCGCCGCCTCGAACGCACCACGGCCCGCCGGCAGATCGAGGAGCTGGGCATCGTCTGCCGTTCCGAGAAGGACGAGATGTCGGAGCTGTCCGGCGGCAACCAGCAGAAGGTGATGGTCGCCCGCTGGATGGCCCAGGATGCAAGACTGTTCATTCTGGATGAGCCGTTTCAGGGCGTCGATATTTCGGCCCGGCGCGACATCGCCGCCAAGCTGAGAGCCAGTGCAAACGGCCGCGCCACGCTGTTGTTCGTCACCGAGCTCGACGAGGCGCTGGAGACCGCCGACCGCATCCTGGTCATGTCGGAGCAGACCATCGTTGGCGAACACCGCAATGCCGACGTCGATCTCGATCGCCTGCTGGCCGAGGTCGCCGGCGGGCCGTTGCACAGCGCGGCCTGA
- a CDS encoding S-methyl-5-thioribose kinase: MTEELPFEALSVETLAARLGDNEALCAKIGKDTGAWKVREVGDGNLNLVFIVEGTSGAAVVKQALPYVRLVGDSWPLPLKRSFFEYHALTRQEARAPGSVPAIHYFDERQALIIMEYLAPPHIILRRALIDGRQLPNIARDIGLFMARTLFRGSDLHMTAKDRKADLALFADNVELCDITESLVFSDPYFDAKMNRHTSPQLDGLVAELRADRDLKVEAQRLKHIFAANAETLLHGDLHSGSIMVTDTETRMIDPEFAFYGPMAFDVGMLLANFWMSFFSQRGHEQTGKRDAMRAYLLEVTVETWSVFRAEFSLMWRTERTGMLYQKSLFEDQGDRLGAEQALDHVLHQIWTDLLGFAGIEVHRRILGLAHNADFETIADEDLRASCEAKALRFGRHIAVNRRHIHSIDEVNKLAALIEQESSI; this comes from the coding sequence ATGACTGAAGAATTGCCGTTCGAAGCCCTGTCGGTCGAGACCCTGGCTGCCCGCCTTGGCGACAACGAGGCGCTGTGCGCGAAGATCGGCAAGGACACTGGCGCCTGGAAGGTCCGCGAGGTCGGTGACGGCAATCTCAACCTGGTGTTCATCGTCGAGGGCACCAGCGGTGCGGCCGTGGTCAAGCAGGCCCTGCCCTATGTCCGCCTGGTCGGCGACAGTTGGCCGCTGCCGCTGAAACGCTCCTTCTTCGAATATCACGCGCTGACAAGGCAAGAAGCACGCGCACCGGGATCGGTGCCGGCGATCCATTATTTCGATGAACGCCAGGCGCTGATCATCATGGAATATCTTGCGCCGCCGCACATCATCCTGCGCCGCGCCCTGATCGACGGCCGGCAGCTGCCGAACATTGCCCGGGATATCGGCCTGTTCATGGCCCGCACGCTGTTTCGCGGCTCCGATCTGCACATGACGGCCAAGGACCGCAAGGCCGATCTGGCGCTGTTCGCCGACAATGTCGAGCTTTGCGACATCACCGAGAGCCTGGTGTTTTCCGACCCCTATTTCGACGCCAAGATGAACCGCCACACCTCACCGCAGCTCGACGGCCTCGTCGCCGAACTGCGCGCCGACCGCGACCTCAAGGTCGAGGCGCAGCGGCTCAAGCACATCTTCGCCGCCAATGCCGAAACGCTGTTGCATGGCGACCTGCATTCCGGCTCGATCATGGTCACCGACACGGAAACCCGGATGATCGATCCGGAGTTCGCCTTCTACGGCCCGATGGCCTTCGATGTCGGCATGCTGCTCGCCAATTTCTGGATGTCGTTCTTCTCGCAGCGCGGCCATGAGCAGACTGGCAAGCGCGACGCCATGCGTGCCTATCTGCTTGAGGTGACAGTCGAGACCTGGTCGGTGTTCCGCGCCGAGTTCTCCCTGATGTGGCGCACCGAGCGCACCGGCATGCTCTATCAGAAGAGCCTGTTCGAGGATCAGGGCGACAGGCTCGGCGCCGAGCAGGCGCTCGACCATGTGCTGCACCAGATCTGGACCGACCTGCTCGGCTTTGCCGGCATCGAGGTTCACCGGCGCATCCTCGGCCTTGCCCACAATGCCGATTTCGAGACCATTGCCGATGAGGATCTGCGCGCCAGTTGTGAAGCAAAGGCGCTGAGATTCGGCCGTCACATTGCCGTCAACCGGCGCCATATCCACAGCATCGACGAGGTCAACAAATTGGCCGCGCTGATCGAACAGGAGAGCAGCATTTGA
- the mtnA gene encoding S-methyl-5-thioribose-1-phosphate isomerase: MNVGDRHYRTIWLSDDGRSVDIIDQRWLPHDFRIETIGTVAGIATAIRDMWVRGAPLIGVTAAYGVAMQMADDPSDAALDAVWETLHETRPTAINLRWALDEMRRFLRPLPTEQRAAAAYRRASEIADEDVELNRAIGENGLAIIKAIAARKQKGEPVNILTHCNAGWLATVDYGTATAPIYLATEAGISVHVYVDETRPRNQGAQLTAWEMAGHGVPHTLIVDNAGGHLMQRGEIDMVIVGTDRTTADGDVCNKIGTYLKALAAADNDVPFYVALPSPTIDWTVHDGLAEIPIEQRSADEVSLVWGKTAAGEIAQVRISPETTPAANPAFDVTPARLVTGLITERGVAKASREGLKAMFPERA; encoded by the coding sequence TTGAACGTCGGCGACCGCCACTATCGCACCATCTGGCTGAGCGACGACGGGCGTTCGGTTGATATTATCGACCAGCGCTGGCTGCCGCATGATTTCCGCATCGAGACCATCGGCACGGTTGCCGGCATCGCCACCGCCATCCGCGACATGTGGGTGCGCGGCGCACCTCTCATTGGCGTCACCGCAGCCTATGGCGTCGCCATGCAGATGGCTGACGATCCATCGGATGCAGCGCTCGACGCCGTGTGGGAGACCCTGCACGAAACACGGCCGACCGCGATCAATCTGCGCTGGGCGCTGGACGAAATGCGGCGCTTCCTGCGGCCCCTGCCAACGGAACAACGCGCCGCGGCCGCCTATCGGCGCGCCAGTGAGATCGCCGACGAGGATGTCGAGCTGAACCGCGCCATTGGCGAGAACGGTCTCGCCATCATCAAGGCGATCGCGGCGCGCAAGCAGAAGGGCGAGCCGGTCAACATCCTGACCCACTGCAATGCCGGCTGGCTGGCGACGGTCGACTATGGCACCGCCACCGCGCCGATCTATCTGGCTACGGAGGCCGGCATTTCGGTCCATGTCTATGTCGATGAAACACGGCCACGCAACCAGGGCGCCCAGCTGACCGCATGGGAGATGGCCGGCCATGGCGTGCCGCACACGCTGATCGTCGACAATGCCGGCGGCCATTTGATGCAGCGCGGCGAGATCGACATGGTCATCGTCGGAACCGACCGCACCACCGCCGACGGCGATGTCTGCAACAAGATCGGCACCTATCTGAAGGCGCTCGCGGCCGCCGACAATGATGTGCCGTTCTATGTCGCGCTACCCTCGCCGACCATCGACTGGACGGTGCATGACGGACTGGCCGAAATCCCGATCGAGCAGCGCTCGGCCGACGAGGTGTCGCTGGTCTGGGGCAAGACCGCTGCCGGCGAGATTGCCCAGGTGCGCATTTCGCCGGAGACGACGCCGGCGGCAAACCCGGCCTTCGATGTGACGCCGGCGCGGCTGGTGACCGGCCTGATCACTGAGCGCGGCGTTGCCAAGGCATCGCGCGAGGGCCTGAAGGCGATGTTTCCCGAGCGCGCGTAG
- a CDS encoding Lrp/AsnC family transcriptional regulator translates to MDEETDGILQNKAAARDLDAIDRRILGVLVDDATISYAELGDRVGLSPPAAHERVKRLRRSGAIRNTVAIIDPRAVKKPLLAFVHIDTKGWGKTPELMAVSQYPEVEEIHTVAGDTCMLLKVRTEDTRALEGLLARLYETPGVTSTRSYVVLSTYLERPVQPGITETWPTPKHMAEPLY, encoded by the coding sequence ATGGATGAAGAAACAGATGGCATTCTGCAGAACAAGGCTGCGGCCCGCGACCTCGACGCGATTGACCGAAGAATATTAGGCGTCCTGGTCGATGACGCCACGATCAGCTACGCCGAACTTGGCGATCGCGTAGGCTTGTCGCCACCGGCAGCGCATGAGCGGGTCAAACGGCTCCGGCGCAGCGGCGCCATCCGCAACACAGTCGCCATCATCGATCCCCGGGCGGTGAAAAAGCCTTTGCTTGCCTTTGTCCATATCGACACCAAGGGCTGGGGAAAGACGCCGGAACTGATGGCGGTCTCGCAATATCCCGAAGTCGAGGAGATCCATACCGTCGCCGGTGATACCTGCATGCTGCTGAAGGTCCGCACGGAAGACACCAGAGCACTCGAAGGCCTTTTGGCGCGCCTGTACGAAACGCCGGGCGTCACCTCGACGCGCAGCTATGTGGTTTTATCGACCTATCTGGAGCGGCCGGTGCAGCCGGGCATTACCGAGACATGGCCGACCCCGAAGCATATGGCCGAGCCTCTGTACTAG